A genomic segment from Deltaproteobacteria bacterium encodes:
- a CDS encoding DUF2442 domain-containing protein — MDKIIKATPLKDYKIEILTTSGISGVFDVKPYLHGSVFKELTNESYFRLVKPAHHGIAWPHEQDFSSDTIIYDIQNSRQNISSGA, encoded by the coding sequence ATGGATAAAATCATAAAAGCCACACCCCTTAAAGATTATAAAATTGAAATACTCACCACCAGTGGGATTTCAGGCGTTTTTGATGTAAAACCCTACCTTCACGGGAGTGTATTCAAAGAGCTGACGAATGAATCCTATTTCCGCTTAGTAAAACCCGCTCACCATGGAATCGCTTGGCCGCATGAGCAAGATTTTAGTTCAGATACTATTATTTACGATATACAAAATTCCAGACAAAACATTTCTTCAGGTGCTTAA
- a CDS encoding DUF4178 domain-containing protein, translating to MLKLPCPSCGAEVIFQSSASIFSVCNFCKSMLVRRDKNLEDLGKMADLLPDISPLQISTEGKYQKVNFGIVGRQILGWENGRWNEWYIFFDDGRWGWLAEAQGFYMISFRETLPVNFSNHQEFPVGRNFQFKDMAFAVEDRHEAWILSAEGELPSLSPPDKKFESIDFKGPQSEFACLQFFDEGPELYLGEYLEFDDLHFNNLRKLEGW from the coding sequence ATGCTAAAACTACCCTGCCCTTCCTGCGGAGCTGAAGTGATATTCCAATCTTCTGCCTCCATTTTTTCGGTCTGCAACTTTTGCAAATCGATGCTCGTGCGCCGTGATAAAAATCTGGAAGATTTGGGAAAAATGGCCGATCTGCTTCCTGACATCAGTCCGCTTCAAATCTCGACCGAGGGAAAGTATCAAAAAGTAAATTTTGGAATTGTAGGACGACAAATCCTCGGCTGGGAAAATGGACGATGGAACGAATGGTACATTTTTTTTGACGATGGCCGCTGGGGCTGGTTGGCCGAGGCCCAGGGCTTTTACATGATTTCTTTTCGAGAAACTCTGCCCGTCAATTTTTCAAACCATCAGGAATTTCCAGTAGGCAGAAACTTTCAATTCAAGGACATGGCTTTTGCAGTAGAAGATAGACATGAGGCCTGGATACTCAGTGCAGAAGGCGAACTCCCTAGTCTTTCACCTCCTGATAAAAAATTCGAATCGATTGATTTTAAAGGCCCCCAAAGCGAATTCGCCTGCCTGCAATTTTTTGACGAGGGACCGGAATTGTACCTCGGTGAATACCTGGAGTTTGACGATTTGCATTTCAACAATTTAAGAAAATTGGAGGGATGGTAA
- a CDS encoding SPFH domain-containing protein — MSILSFLKKQFIDVIEWNETENGVLAYRYPMQDNEIQNGGKLTVRETQMALFVNEGKIADLFAPGLHTLTTQTLPILTNLRNWDKAFASPFKSDVYFFSTRLQLDQKWGTPTPITIRDKELGPIRVRAYGIYSYKMTDPKLFWTQVSGSREIYRTADIEDQLRGVLLTTLASLFGQSNVNFLDMAANQLKFSETIAAAFAPELQRFGLSLDKLQVQSVSLPEEVQKVIDERSSMNVIGNLQQYTQYQAAKSIPIAAANPGGMAGAGVGLGAGVAMGQAMAQALGANPNVASATPQEDPFQLIEKIHQLKEKGIISTEEFETKKAELLKKI; from the coding sequence ATGAGTATTCTCAGTTTTCTCAAAAAGCAATTTATCGACGTCATTGAATGGAACGAAACGGAAAATGGCGTTTTGGCCTATCGCTATCCCATGCAGGATAACGAAATTCAGAATGGCGGCAAACTCACTGTGCGTGAGACTCAGATGGCGCTCTTTGTGAACGAGGGAAAGATCGCAGATCTTTTTGCACCGGGGCTGCATACCTTAACCACTCAAACGCTGCCCATCCTGACCAATCTGCGCAATTGGGACAAGGCCTTCGCTTCGCCTTTTAAATCGGATGTCTATTTTTTCTCCACACGACTCCAACTTGATCAAAAGTGGGGAACGCCTACTCCCATCACCATTCGCGACAAAGAACTGGGCCCGATTCGAGTGCGGGCTTACGGGATTTATTCGTACAAAATGACCGACCCTAAACTCTTTTGGACGCAAGTGAGCGGAAGCCGCGAAATCTATAGAACTGCCGATATCGAAGACCAACTGCGAGGAGTACTCCTTACCACCTTGGCCAGCCTTTTCGGACAAAGCAATGTGAACTTTTTGGACATGGCCGCCAACCAGCTGAAGTTCTCCGAAACCATTGCAGCGGCTTTTGCCCCCGAACTACAACGCTTCGGTTTGAGTTTGGATAAGCTTCAAGTGCAGAGCGTGTCGCTTCCGGAAGAAGTACAAAAAGTAATTGATGAGCGCAGCTCGATGAACGTGATTGGGAACCTGCAGCAATATACCCAATATCAAGCGGCCAAAAGCATTCCCATTGCTGCTGCAAACCCGGGGGGAATGGCTGGTGCCGGGGTAGGACTAGGTGCGGGTGTCGCCATGGGTCAGGCCATGGCTCAAGCTTTGGGAGCAAATCCGAATGTTGCGAGCGCGACGCCACAAGAAGATCCCTTTCAGCTCATCGAAAAAATTCATCAGCTGAAAGAAAAAGGAATTATCAGCACCGAAGAATTTGAAACCAAAAAAGCAGAATTGTTGAAGAAGATTTAA
- a CDS encoding thioredoxin domain-containing protein, which produces MKKYSLLVLAIALVSSLACSPKKNASGSNSDVAAPSLTAGLAQSTKGDIVAELDGQPITEKDLLEKIKPRLSSIENQLFDIKRDGIDEIIEGKLLEKEAQKRHITTQELLKSEIDDKIGDVSQKEIEDFYETIKSRVNGKTLEELKPQITAQLRGKRGNTYHINLIDRLMAQASVDVYIKRPKVDVAIGNSPSMGGSASAPVTVIEFTDFQCPYCSRARPTITEVLNNYKGDVHYVMRNFPLQFHAQAKKAAAAGLCANDQKKYWEYTKVLWDNQSALDVPNLKKYASDLHLDSKKFDDCLDSDKFMSVVNSDQQEGLKAGVTGTPSFFINGQMLTGAQPVEAFKKLIDEELREAKRKKS; this is translated from the coding sequence ATGAAAAAATATTCGCTTCTGGTTTTGGCTATTGCGCTTGTTTCAAGCCTAGCCTGCAGTCCCAAAAAAAATGCCTCCGGCTCCAATAGTGATGTCGCTGCTCCCTCGCTTACGGCGGGCCTTGCACAAAGCACTAAGGGGGACATCGTTGCTGAGTTGGACGGTCAACCCATTACAGAGAAGGACTTGTTGGAAAAAATCAAGCCCCGGCTCTCGAGCATAGAAAATCAGCTTTTTGACATCAAACGTGATGGAATTGACGAAATCATTGAAGGCAAACTTTTGGAAAAAGAAGCCCAAAAAAGACATATTACAACCCAAGAACTTTTGAAATCTGAGATAGACGACAAGATCGGTGATGTTTCTCAGAAAGAAATCGAAGACTTTTACGAAACAATCAAAAGCCGTGTAAATGGAAAAACTTTGGAGGAACTCAAACCCCAAATTACTGCCCAGCTTCGCGGAAAACGTGGAAATACCTACCACATCAACTTAATTGATAGATTAATGGCTCAAGCTAGCGTTGATGTTTACATCAAGCGACCTAAAGTGGATGTGGCAATCGGCAATTCGCCTTCCATGGGAGGCTCTGCCTCAGCTCCCGTCACTGTCATTGAATTCACCGATTTTCAATGTCCCTATTGTAGCCGTGCGCGCCCCACCATCACGGAGGTTTTAAATAACTATAAAGGGGATGTCCATTATGTGATGAGGAATTTTCCCCTTCAATTTCATGCCCAGGCGAAAAAGGCTGCAGCCGCCGGCCTTTGTGCCAATGACCAAAAGAAATATTGGGAATACACCAAAGTACTTTGGGATAATCAGAGCGCCCTGGATGTGCCCAACTTGAAAAAGTATGCATCGGATTTGCACCTGGATAGCAAAAAGTTTGACGATTGTTTGGATTCCGACAAATTTATGTCCGTCGTGAACAGTGACCAGCAAGAAGGCCTAAAGGCCGGAGTCACCGGCACACCTTCTTTCTTTATCAATGGCCAAATGCTTACCGGCGCACAACCTGTCGAGGCCTTCAAAAAGTTAATCGACGAAGAACTTCGCGAGGCAAAACGTAAAAAAAGTTAA
- the serS gene encoding serine--tRNA ligase, producing the protein MLDLKWVLSNLDQIKIVLQNRNQNFDLSTLESINQKRKTLQAEFDQLRSLQNHTSSEIQKLQKTRQDATAVIAEMQSVAKRIKEITPELAALELEIEKILLHIPNIPHTTVPLGKGEEDNLPLRSWGLKKDFSFEAKEHSQLGEDLNILDFERGAKITGARFTLYKGLGARLERALINFMLDVHTGQHGYTEMLPPVLVNSESMTGTGQLPKFEEDLFKTTTGYYLIPTAEVPVTNIHRDEILKESELPLKYVAYTLCFRSEAGSYGKDMKGLIRQHQFNKIELVKFAHPSHSYEELEKLTQDAEAILQRLGLHYRVVTLCTGDMGFSAAKTYDIEVWLPGQNTYREISSCSNFEDYQARRMKIRFKDRDGKNKFVHTLNGSGLAVGRTLVAILENYQQEDGSVLIPEVLQSYMGGVKKIT; encoded by the coding sequence ATGCTCGACTTAAAATGGGTATTATCCAATCTCGATCAAATCAAAATAGTCCTCCAAAATCGCAACCAAAATTTTGATTTGAGCACTCTTGAATCCATCAATCAAAAGCGTAAAACCCTACAAGCGGAATTCGATCAACTTCGCTCTCTACAGAATCATACTTCTTCAGAAATTCAAAAATTGCAAAAGACCAGACAAGATGCCACTGCGGTCATCGCAGAAATGCAATCGGTTGCAAAGCGCATTAAGGAGATCACACCCGAACTGGCTGCCCTCGAACTGGAAATAGAAAAAATACTCCTTCATATTCCCAATATTCCGCATACCACCGTCCCTTTGGGGAAAGGGGAAGAAGATAACCTGCCACTCCGCAGCTGGGGACTAAAAAAAGACTTTTCTTTTGAGGCAAAAGAACATTCCCAGTTGGGTGAAGATTTAAATATTCTTGATTTCGAGAGAGGGGCTAAAATCACCGGGGCCCGCTTTACTCTATACAAGGGTTTGGGAGCCAGGTTGGAACGAGCGCTTATTAATTTTATGCTGGATGTTCATACCGGACAACATGGTTATACGGAGATGCTTCCGCCTGTGTTAGTCAATAGCGAAAGCATGACGGGAACGGGGCAATTACCCAAATTTGAAGAAGACCTTTTCAAGACCACCACGGGATATTATCTGATTCCTACGGCAGAAGTTCCGGTGACCAATATTCACCGAGATGAAATCCTGAAAGAAAGCGAACTCCCCTTAAAATATGTAGCTTACACTCTCTGCTTTCGCAGTGAAGCGGGCTCTTACGGAAAAGACATGAAGGGACTGATCCGCCAACATCAGTTTAACAAAATAGAACTTGTCAAATTTGCCCATCCTTCTCATTCCTATGAAGAGCTTGAAAAGCTCACCCAAGATGCAGAAGCTATACTCCAAAGACTAGGTCTGCATTACCGCGTCGTCACACTCTGCACTGGAGATATGGGTTTTTCGGCGGCAAAGACTTATGACATCGAGGTGTGGTTGCCTGGACAAAATACCTATCGAGAGATCTCCTCCTGTTCTAATTTTGAAGACTATCAGGCACGCCGCATGAAAATTCGTTTTAAAGACAGGGATGGAAAAAATAAATTCGTTCATACCTTAAATGGATCGGGCCTAGCGGTAGGGAGAACTCTGGTAGCTATTTTGGAAAATTATCAACAGGAAGATGGAAGCGTTTTGATACCGGAAGTGCTACAAAGCTATATGGGTGGGGTGAAGAAAATTACTTAA
- a CDS encoding polyamine aminopropyltransferase: MPLLLLLSVFVISTCGLVYELIAGTLASYLLGDSVTQFSTIIGVYLFSMGIGAYLSKFVQRNFLSLFIKVELLIGLLGGSSAAFLFYFFAKVYSFRILLYVLVLLIGTLVGLEIPLLMRILKDEFEFKDLVSKVFSFDYVGALIASLLFPLVLVPHLGLIRSSFLFGILNVLIALMTLFYFQQKNQKITLLKTSAFLVLLFLVFGFVCSEKILTLAENGFYTEPVIYAVSTPYQRIALTRNQEELRLYLNGHLQFSSRDEYRYHEALVFPGLLGLKEVKKVLVLGGGDGMALREIFKVASVESVTLVDLDQQMTHLFQGNEILNKLNAHSFSNPKVKVINADAFLWLKENQEQFDFAVVDFPDPTNYSLGKLYSLSFYKELYRSLAPSAGAVIQSTSPYFARESFWCVAHTLEAAQFSTQSYHLYVPSFGEWGYTLALKNKDVYEKPKIFPEHLKFLNSESLVQMFQFAPDMSEVPGEINQLNNQYLVRTYEREWAKYSWN, encoded by the coding sequence ATGCCTCTCCTCCTTCTCCTCTCCGTCTTTGTCATTTCCACCTGTGGCCTGGTCTACGAGCTGATTGCCGGCACTCTGGCTTCCTATTTGTTAGGAGATTCGGTCACCCAATTTTCGACCATCATTGGTGTTTATCTGTTTTCGATGGGCATTGGCGCCTACCTTTCTAAATTTGTTCAAAGAAATTTTTTAAGCCTTTTTATCAAGGTGGAACTTCTGATTGGCCTGTTAGGCGGATCCTCCGCGGCTTTTCTCTTTTATTTTTTCGCCAAGGTTTATTCCTTTCGGATATTGCTCTACGTCCTCGTTCTGTTGATTGGAACCTTGGTAGGCCTTGAAATTCCACTATTGATGCGAATTCTAAAAGATGAATTTGAATTCAAAGATCTGGTCTCTAAGGTATTCTCTTTCGATTACGTGGGAGCCCTGATTGCCTCACTTTTATTTCCACTCGTGTTGGTGCCTCATCTGGGGCTGATTCGCTCTTCTTTTCTCTTCGGAATTCTCAATGTCCTCATCGCACTGATGACCTTGTTTTACTTTCAGCAAAAAAATCAAAAGATTACTCTCCTGAAAACCAGCGCTTTTCTTGTTCTCCTTTTTTTGGTTTTTGGATTTGTTTGTTCGGAAAAAATATTAACCCTTGCGGAGAATGGTTTCTATACCGAACCCGTCATCTATGCGGTCTCTACGCCTTACCAACGCATTGCCCTCACCCGTAATCAGGAAGAATTGCGCCTTTATTTAAATGGGCACCTGCAATTTAGTTCGCGCGATGAATACCGCTACCACGAAGCGCTGGTCTTTCCCGGCCTGCTGGGTTTAAAAGAAGTGAAGAAAGTTTTAGTATTGGGCGGCGGTGATGGAATGGCCTTGCGTGAAATTTTTAAAGTAGCTTCGGTGGAAAGCGTGACCTTGGTGGATTTGGATCAGCAAATGACGCACCTGTTTCAAGGCAACGAAATATTGAACAAACTAAATGCCCATTCTTTTTCTAATCCTAAAGTAAAAGTGATTAATGCCGATGCCTTCCTCTGGCTAAAAGAAAATCAGGAACAGTTTGATTTTGCCGTCGTCGACTTTCCGGACCCTACCAATTATTCGCTAGGCAAACTCTACAGCCTCAGTTTCTACAAAGAGCTTTACCGTTCCCTCGCTCCTTCTGCAGGAGCCGTCATTCAAAGCACTTCTCCCTATTTTGCCAGAGAATCCTTCTGGTGCGTCGCTCATACTTTAGAAGCGGCGCAATTCAGCACACAATCTTATCATCTCTATGTCCCTTCTTTTGGAGAATGGGGCTACACGCTGGCTCTCAAAAATAAAGACGTTTACGAAAAACCAAAAATTTTTCCTGAACATTTGAAATTTTTAAATTCAGAAAGCTTGGTTCAGATGTTCCAATTTGCCCCCGACATGAGCGAAGTCCCTGGCGAAATTAATCAGCTGAACAATCAATATCTGGTGAGAACTTATGAGAGGGAGTGGGCAAAGTATAGTTGGAACTGA
- a CDS encoding DUF4178 domain-containing protein produces the protein MGSETPSSLSCMKCGAPISLRAPGLTLVIACPSCGALNDVTNPNIAFLIKANQKTPIKPLIPLGRRGKMEEILYEVIGFMRRSDASGIYTWDEYLLFNPYYGFRWLMEYKGHWIFYKMIKDNIEITPYSAIRKKVAYKRFLVGKAKVQYVLGEFYWRVQLGDTTKVYDYIAPPEILSCEEDGSEKIWSHGIYVEPKEIQAAFQTTFPLPKPIGVGACQPGLGGKSSDSFWLVFILFFILLTFVQISSSTMCRDEEVWSSNNLLLTADTDKVKTSPSFHLNQKIADVKISSHASLQNNWIYLNLDLINEDDGKIYPMGREISFYDGYDDGYWSEGSTHDEVFISSVPEGNYHLVISPEFPADLSNEIVDIKIERDAPNWTNYVIFSLLLLVGPLGLQAYKMWFESKRWQESDLPG, from the coding sequence ATGGGCAGCGAAACTCCCTCCTCTCTCAGTTGCATGAAATGTGGTGCCCCCATCAGCCTGCGGGCACCGGGTTTAACTTTGGTCATCGCCTGTCCCTCTTGCGGGGCCTTGAACGATGTCACAAATCCCAACATTGCTTTCTTAATTAAAGCCAATCAAAAAACACCCATTAAACCTCTGATCCCTCTGGGGAGACGAGGTAAAATGGAAGAGATTTTGTATGAAGTGATAGGTTTCATGCGCCGCTCGGACGCCAGTGGAATCTACACTTGGGACGAATACCTGCTTTTCAATCCTTATTACGGATTTCGTTGGTTGATGGAATACAAGGGTCATTGGATTTTCTATAAAATGATCAAAGACAATATTGAAATCACTCCCTACTCCGCCATTCGAAAAAAGGTGGCTTACAAAAGATTTTTAGTGGGAAAGGCAAAGGTACAATATGTGCTCGGTGAGTTTTATTGGCGGGTACAGCTGGGAGACACGACCAAAGTTTACGATTACATTGCTCCCCCAGAAATTCTCTCTTGCGAAGAAGATGGCTCAGAAAAAATTTGGTCTCATGGCATCTATGTAGAACCCAAAGAGATTCAAGCCGCTTTTCAAACCACCTTCCCTTTGCCAAAACCCATAGGCGTTGGGGCCTGCCAACCTGGTTTGGGAGGAAAAAGTTCCGACTCTTTTTGGTTGGTTTTTATCCTCTTTTTTATCTTGCTCACTTTTGTACAAATTAGCTCTTCAACAATGTGTCGAGATGAAGAAGTTTGGAGCAGTAATAATCTCCTGCTCACGGCAGACACAGACAAAGTAAAAACTTCTCCCAGCTTTCATCTCAATCAAAAAATTGCCGATGTAAAAATCAGCTCTCACGCCAGTCTGCAAAACAATTGGATTTATTTGAACCTGGATCTGATCAACGAAGACGATGGCAAAATTTATCCTATGGGAAGAGAGATCTCGTTTTATGACGGATACGATGACGGCTATTGGAGTGAAGGCTCAACCCATGACGAAGTTTTTATTTCTTCGGTGCCAGAGGGAAATTATCATTTAGTGATTAGTCCGGAGTTCCCCGCTGATCTTAGCAATGAAATCGTCGATATAAAAATAGAACGAGATGCCCCCAATTGGACAAATTATGTCATCTTCTCATTGCTTCTTTTAGTAGGGCCCTTGGGTTTACAGGCCTATAAAATGTGGTTCGAAAGTAAACGTTGGCAGGAATCGGATTTACCGGGATAG
- a CDS encoding DUF4160 domain-containing protein has protein sequence MPTISMFYGILILMYFHDDKKHNLPHIHAEYGEYEASISINDASVLNGNLPPAKLKLVQAWIEIHREDLLVDWKLAVAGEPVFKIEPLR, from the coding sequence ATGCCCACTATATCAATGTTTTATGGGATATTGATCTTAATGTATTTTCATGATGATAAAAAGCACAATCTCCCGCATATTCATGCAGAATATGGAGAATACGAAGCTTCAATTTCGATAAATGACGCTTCTGTGTTAAACGGCAACCTACCACCTGCCAAATTAAAACTCGTACAGGCATGGATTGAGATACATAGAGAAGATCTACTGGTAGATTGGAAACTAGCAGTTGCCGGAGAGCCCGTTTTTAAGATTGAGCCATTACGATAA
- a CDS encoding DUF350 domain-containing protein → MEHMITNLGYAAIFSILGLLLFTISFIIFDKATPFDLWRELVEKNNIALAIVVGAIALGLCFIISAAMRG, encoded by the coding sequence ATGGAACACATGATCACCAATCTCGGATACGCCGCTATTTTTTCAATTTTAGGACTCTTGCTTTTCACCATTAGCTTTATCATTTTTGATAAAGCGACTCCTTTTGACCTTTGGCGAGAGCTAGTTGAAAAAAATAACATCGCCCTGGCCATTGTCGTGGGAGCCATTGCCCTAGGGCTTTGCTTTATTATTTCAGCCGCGATGAGGGGGTAA